Proteins encoded by one window of Chryseobacterium foetidum:
- a CDS encoding alpha-ketoacid dehydrogenase subunit alpha/beta, whose protein sequence is MQTTYIETQQISFQDFKNQILSDYKLGRISREMSYLGRREVLTGKAKFGIFGDGKELPQLAMAKVFKNGDFRSGYYRDQTFALAADALTVESFFAQLYADTSVEREPASAGRQMNGHYATRSLNEDGSWKDLTSQKNISSDISPTAGQMPRLLGLAQASKIYKSVKFEGSEKFSQGGNEVAFGTIGDASTAEGHFWETLNAACALQVPMIVSIWDDGYGISVPTMKQRAKADISEMLSGFQRKEGEFQGCEIIQVKAWDYPALLDAYARAEHFARTESVPVVVHVIEVTQPQGHSTSGSHERYKNEERLAWETEFDGLVKFKEWILDYSIEIEGKEEVLATAEELDAIDEEAKKNVKAGQKSAWESYQKTITDLINSVLPLVENLKGQNSEIENHISIFNKLVSKAKKDVFHLVRKSLLATRGTNSSERNQLMQKYNEIFEVEKDNYSSHLYSHSEWKAENVKEIKPVYSDSSEDVDGRVVIRNNFDKIFDKYPETLVFGEDAGNIGDVNQGLEGMQEKYGELRVADTGIREATILGQGIGMAMRGLRPIAEIQYLDYILYCLQGMSDDLSTVQYRTKGGQKAPVIIRTRGHRLEGVWHSGSPMAGILNLSKGILVLVPRNLTKAAGFYNTMLQSDEPAVIVECLNGYRLKEKQPDNIGEFTVPVGKIEVTKEGKDVTLVTYGSTWRIVTEAANELEKLGISSEVIDVQSLIPFDLTHEIAESVKKTNRLVVIDEDVQGGTSAFILQQILEKQKAFRYLDSDPLTIAANDHRPAYASDGDYFSKPSADDMVERIYAMFNETNPEKYPAIF, encoded by the coding sequence ATGCAGACAACATATATAGAAACGCAACAGATTTCTTTTCAGGATTTTAAAAATCAGATACTTAGCGATTACAAGTTAGGAAGAATTTCCCGCGAAATGTCTTATCTCGGAAGGAGAGAGGTTCTTACAGGAAAGGCCAAATTTGGTATTTTCGGGGATGGTAAGGAACTTCCACAGCTTGCAATGGCCAAAGTTTTCAAAAATGGTGATTTCCGTTCAGGTTATTACAGAGATCAGACTTTTGCTTTGGCTGCAGACGCACTTACTGTTGAGAGTTTCTTTGCTCAGTTGTATGCAGATACGAGCGTAGAACGTGAGCCCGCTTCTGCCGGTAGACAGATGAATGGTCATTACGCTACAAGAAGCTTAAATGAAGACGGCAGCTGGAAAGATTTAACATCACAGAAAAATATTTCGTCAGATATTTCTCCTACTGCTGGCCAGATGCCCCGACTTTTAGGTTTGGCTCAGGCTTCCAAAATATATAAATCAGTAAAATTTGAAGGCTCCGAGAAATTTTCTCAGGGAGGTAACGAAGTTGCTTTCGGGACAATTGGTGATGCTTCTACAGCAGAAGGTCATTTCTGGGAAACCTTAAATGCTGCATGTGCACTACAGGTTCCTATGATTGTTTCGATCTGGGACGATGGCTACGGAATTTCTGTTCCTACAATGAAGCAGAGAGCTAAAGCAGATATTTCTGAAATGTTGAGCGGTTTTCAAAGAAAAGAAGGAGAGTTTCAGGGTTGTGAAATTATTCAGGTGAAAGCTTGGGATTATCCTGCTTTGTTGGATGCTTACGCAAGAGCAGAGCATTTTGCAAGAACGGAATCCGTTCCTGTTGTTGTGCACGTTATTGAAGTTACTCAGCCACAAGGTCACTCCACTTCAGGTTCGCACGAACGTTATAAAAATGAAGAACGTCTTGCCTGGGAAACTGAGTTCGACGGTTTGGTGAAATTTAAAGAATGGATTTTAGACTATTCAATCGAAATTGAAGGCAAAGAAGAAGTTTTGGCTACTGCTGAGGAACTTGATGCCATCGATGAAGAAGCTAAGAAGAATGTAAAAGCCGGTCAGAAGTCAGCATGGGAGAGCTACCAGAAGACAATTACAGATTTGATCAATTCAGTTTTGCCTTTGGTTGAAAATTTAAAGGGACAAAATTCTGAAATTGAAAACCATATCAGCATATTCAATAAGTTGGTTTCTAAAGCAAAGAAAGATGTTTTCCATTTGGTGAGAAAATCTTTGCTGGCAACGAGAGGAACAAATTCTTCTGAAAGAAATCAGTTGATGCAGAAGTACAACGAGATTTTTGAAGTTGAAAAAGACAATTACTCATCTCACTTATACTCTCATTCTGAATGGAAGGCTGAAAATGTAAAAGAAATAAAACCTGTTTATTCTGATTCTTCTGAAGATGTTGATGGCAGAGTAGTCATCAGAAATAATTTCGATAAAATTTTTGATAAATATCCTGAAACTTTGGTCTTCGGTGAAGATGCCGGAAATATCGGCGACGTAAACCAGGGCCTTGAAGGAATGCAGGAGAAATACGGTGAACTTCGAGTTGCCGATACAGGAATCCGTGAAGCTACAATTTTAGGTCAGGGAATCGGAATGGCAATGAGAGGATTAAGACCAATCGCTGAAATTCAGTATCTTGATTATATTCTGTATTGTCTACAGGGCATGAGCGATGATTTGTCAACTGTTCAGTACAGAACAAAGGGCGGACAAAAAGCTCCTGTGATCATCAGAACTAGAGGTCACAGACTGGAAGGTGTCTGGCATTCCGGTTCACCAATGGCGGGGATTTTAAATCTTTCCAAAGGTATTTTGGTTTTAGTTCCAAGAAACTTAACGAAAGCTGCAGGATTCTACAACACCATGCTTCAGAGCGACGAGCCTGCTGTAATCGTTGAATGTTTAAACGGATACAGATTAAAGGAAAAACAACCGGACAATATCGGTGAATTTACAGTTCCTGTCGGAAAAATTGAAGTAACAAAAGAAGGAAAGGATGTTACTTTGGTGACCTATGGTTCAACCTGGAGAATTGTCACTGAAGCAGCTAACGAATTGGAGAAATTAGGTATTTCTTCGGAAGTGATTGATGTCCAGTCATTAATTCCTTTTGATTTAACGCATGAAATTGCTGAATCTGTTAAGAAAACCAATAGATTGGTCGTAATCGACGAAGATGTGCAGGGCGGAACTTCAGCTTTTATCCTACAACAGATTTTAGAAAAACAAAAAGCATTTAGATATTTAGATTCTGATCCGTTGACGATTGCTGCAAACGATCACAGACCAGCTTACGCAAGTGACGGTGATTACTTCTCCAAGCCATCTGCAGACGATATGGTTGAAAGAATCTACGCCATGTTTAATGAAACAAATCCTGAGAAATATCCTGCGATATTTTAA